A single Paenibacillus kribbensis DNA region contains:
- the ptsP gene encoding phosphoenolpyruvate--protein phosphotransferase, which produces MIEGIGAAAGVAIGKAFVLPSWEWDLPEQKMDAVDLAKEFERLYEGIRTSKSEIQFIKDEFREMVGPEESSIFDAHLAILEDPEFMNEIRGIIERQYKAAEVAVKEAIDHFVTMFDLLDDEYMKERAIDIKDVGNRLLKHLLGAPEVTLPKDTLPYILVAKELSPSQSAHLNPSYVLGIVTMNGGKTSHSAIMARALGIPLVSGLESNLNLSVQTGDMMIVDGDLGKVYVNPEKTVIHHYEVLRDEQRRKKEQLQVLASVEAVTKDGTSLRLAANISSVKELEAALKHGAQGVGLFRTEFLYMDRKSAPNEEEQYEVYRLIAEKAGSHAVVIRTLDIGGDKPLDYLQLPEEENPFLGYRAIRISLDSRELFKTQLTAILRASAAGNIKVMYPMISSVEEFRQADALLKEAMLDLDSRGLAYNPNIQRGIMIEVPAAAMIADLLAAEADFFSIGTNDLVQYVLAVDRMNEQIAHMYHPYHPAVLRMLRMAAQAAHQARIDVSVCGEMAGDERSIPLWLELGIHQLSMSPQSLLRVKHRVLNTTASEAKMVARACFAMSTVAAIEDKLTAANVNCIPAGPGQQ; this is translated from the coding sequence ATGATAGAAGGCATCGGCGCCGCAGCAGGTGTGGCAATCGGGAAGGCATTTGTCCTGCCGAGCTGGGAGTGGGATTTACCTGAGCAAAAAATGGATGCGGTTGATCTTGCGAAGGAATTTGAACGGTTGTATGAAGGGATACGCACATCCAAAAGTGAGATCCAGTTTATTAAGGATGAGTTTCGGGAGATGGTAGGGCCGGAGGAATCCAGCATTTTTGATGCTCATCTTGCGATATTGGAAGATCCGGAGTTCATGAACGAAATCCGTGGAATTATTGAGCGTCAGTACAAGGCAGCCGAGGTCGCAGTTAAGGAAGCCATTGATCATTTTGTGACGATGTTTGATTTATTGGATGATGAATATATGAAGGAGCGGGCGATCGACATTAAGGATGTGGGGAACCGGCTGCTCAAGCATTTACTGGGTGCACCGGAAGTCACTCTTCCTAAGGACACACTGCCTTATATATTGGTCGCCAAGGAGCTTTCACCCTCCCAATCGGCTCACTTGAATCCTAGCTATGTGTTAGGCATTGTGACCATGAACGGTGGTAAAACGTCGCACTCTGCGATCATGGCCCGTGCGCTTGGTATTCCGCTCGTTTCGGGACTGGAGAGCAATCTTAATTTGTCTGTCCAGACCGGAGATATGATGATTGTCGACGGGGACCTGGGCAAGGTGTATGTGAATCCGGAAAAAACGGTTATCCACCATTATGAGGTATTGCGTGATGAGCAGCGCCGCAAAAAAGAACAGCTGCAGGTACTTGCTTCCGTGGAAGCTGTGACCAAAGATGGAACCTCACTGAGGCTGGCGGCCAATATCAGTTCCGTTAAGGAACTGGAGGCAGCCTTGAAGCATGGAGCTCAAGGAGTAGGGCTGTTCCGAACGGAATTTTTATATATGGATCGAAAATCTGCTCCAAATGAAGAGGAGCAGTATGAAGTGTATCGGCTGATAGCGGAAAAGGCAGGGAGTCACGCTGTAGTCATCCGTACATTGGATATCGGCGGAGATAAGCCGCTGGATTATCTTCAATTGCCGGAGGAGGAAAATCCTTTTCTAGGCTACCGGGCTATACGGATCAGTCTGGATTCAAGGGAATTATTCAAAACTCAATTAACTGCAATTTTACGGGCCAGTGCAGCAGGGAACATCAAGGTCATGTATCCGATGATCTCATCGGTCGAGGAATTCCGCCAGGCAGATGCTCTGTTGAAGGAAGCTATGTTGGATTTGGATTCGAGAGGGCTTGCCTACAATCCGAACATTCAACGCGGAATTATGATTGAGGTTCCAGCCGCGGCGATGATCGCTGATCTATTGGCGGCTGAAGCTGATTTTTTTAGTATCGGAACGAATGATCTGGTTCAGTATGTGCTGGCTGTAGACCGCATGAACGAGCAGATCGCACATATGTACCACCCATACCATCCGGCTGTGCTGCGGATGCTGCGCATGGCAGCACAAGCGGCACATCAAGCACGCATTGATGTGAGTGTGTGTGGTGAGATGGCTGGAGATGAACGATCCATTCCCCTTTGGCTGGAGCTCGGGATACACCAGCTCAGCATGTCCCCACAATCTTTATTGCGGGTTAAGCATCGTGTGCTGAATACGACTGCATCCGAGGCGAAGATGGTCGCTCGGGCTTGCTTCGCTATGTCTACTGTTGCAGCGATCGAAGACAAGCTGACCGCAGCGAATGTCAACTGTATTCCGGCTGGGCCTGGACAGCAGTAA